GGAACATCACTCCCAGGTGACAGCCGCTAGGATGTCAGCGATGGCTGTCTCTGGGGGTGGTGCCCctgtgtgctttttttctttttgctgatttgtatattttctgcAGTGAATGTGGTTTACCTGTGCATGTCactttcctagggctgccataagtCACCACGAACTTGGTGGCTTCAAACCACAGAAGTGGGTTCCCctacagctctggaggccagaaggtGGAGACCAAGGTGTGGACAGGGTTGTGCCTCCTCCAAAGGCTCTGGGAGAGGATCTGCagggcctcttccagcttctggctcCTTCTGGAGATCCCTGGCATGGGCACCGCTCCAAATCTCTGCCTGGGTCTCCTACGGCCTCTTCCCCCGGGTGCCTATGTCCTCTTGTCTTCTTGTAAGGATGTCAGTCATTGGATTTACGGCCTACCCTAAATTCATGATGATTTCATCTTCAGATCTTTAACTCaattatatctgcaaaatctcttattccaaataaggtcaccttCCGAATGTCTAGGTGGTTGTGAAGTTTTGGGGCACCACCGTCCACCACACTAcagtgaataaaaaaataaagtttaaagggAAACTAAAAAATCATTCtagggctgggtgccatggctcacacctgtaatcccagcactttgggaggttaaggcgggaggatagtttgagcccaggagttcaagaccagcctgggcaacacggggagacacaatctctacaaaaaacgtccacctctactaaaaatacaaaaatgagctgggtggtggcgtgcgcctgtaatcccagctacttgggaggctgaggcacaagaattgtagtgcgtggagatcgtgccactgcactccagcccggagttaggagtgagactctgtcccaaaaaaataaaatagacaaaagacacgaagagaaatttctccaaagaagatgtacaaacggccaacaagcacatgaaaagattctcaCCATCATCAGTCATTAGGGTACTGCAAACCATGTTTTGTCACTATTCACGGGCATTAAATGTGCTGACTCACGCACAAAACATTCCATAAAGAATATCAGTGGGGGTACCGGAAAGGGTCTCACTGGAGGTGCTGGGGTCTTTAACCAGAAAGGCAAAGCCTTTGCCACTTTACTATACCACTCCAGAGTTGCGGCCGGCTTACAGAAGCACCGTCCACGGATGCAGAGTTCAGACACTCAAATCTGCGATCAGAGCTCCTGCAGGagatgggggtggtgggggggaggGTCTCCCGGCTCTAGCATCTGAGATAAGTACATCCTCCCACgggcaagagaaaaacaaatcttaaagCCGGAtgcgggccgggcgtggtggctcacgcctgtaatatcagcactttgggaggctgaggtgggcagatcacctgaggtcaggaaatcgagaccagcctgaccaatatagtgaagccccgtctttactaaaaatacaaaaaatagccaggcgtggtggcacacgcctgtaatgccagctactcggaagactgagacacgagaatcacttcaacctgagagacaggttgcagtgagccgacaacacgccattgcactccagcctgggtgacaagtgcgaAACcacgtgaaaaaaaaaagaacaacaacaacaacaaaaaacaaggccCAGATAAGGTGTCATGCacgggtagtcccagctacttgggaggctgaggtcggaggatcgcttgagccccaaattcgagaacagcctgggcaaaaccctgcctcttaaaaacaCCCCCAAATCGTAATATCAAATATAAATCCTTGCTCTCAAATGGACAGTTCATTACGTGGTACCGCGTCCTGCTGCGGATCAAGGACACCTGGGTTGGTTAGGACAGCTAAGCGGGACGTCCAGGGCTGCTCGCCAGCGGCGGGTCTAGATATGAACTCGTGCTCGAGCAGCCCAGCGTCCTACAGCTCTGCTGTGAGGACGGCTGGCTCATTATCAGGCCCAGAATCACGGGCTTAGAAACATGAACAGGAAGTACGGTACCGAAAAGTGGAAACTTTAAGgtgcttattattttcctcctgccTTGTTCCTGTATGTGCCGCTTCACCGGTATCACGTCCTGGGTCTGGTGGGACCCCGGCTTGGCTGCCCTACCGGAGGCTAAGAAAACTCCTCCCCCAGGGGCAGCCGTCGGGCCTCAGCCCGGTCTACAGCGGGAGAACGTGGCCCGTGCCACGGGTAACTGGTTGGGCCCCTGGTGCAGGTCTAGGGCCTGCAGCCAGGCTCGGGGCCTCCGGGGGTGCCCGCTGGCTGGGGTCTGAGGCGGCTTCTCTCGGGTACGGGAAGGCGGACTGCTGTGCAGCTGCGGGCTCGCTCGGGAAACCCAAAGTCACACGAAAGCGGCAGCACCACCGCGCCTGGGATATCGTCTCCCAACATGGGGAGACAAAATGGCCGCCACGCCCCGAGCCGAAATTACATCCGGGCTCCGCGGCACGCCCGAACCACAACTCCCAGAATGCTCTGCATCGACAGCGGGAGACGAGACGCGCTCGGGCGCCGCTTTGCTGCCGCTAGGCCCTGTGCTCCTCCCCGTAGCGGAAGGCCTACGAATACGCGGTGTCTTACGTCGCTTCGTCCGTTCTTCGTTGCACTGGCCAACGGGACGCTTAGTCTTTCGGCAACGGGGTGAAACCTTCCTTGTGCCTGAAAAAACGGTACTTCGCGGTGTGGCTTCGGCGCCTGCGCAAAAGGCCGCGGGGCGCACTCCAGTTCCCGGCAGGCCCCGCGACGCGCGTTTGCGTGCTGACGCACGCAGTTAGTCGTGCTGACGTGCAGCGCGGCCCAGGCGGGGTGCGAGTGGCGCAGTCGGAGCCCGTTGCGGCCCCTGAGGAACCGAGGAGGCGTCGGCGtcggctgaggcgggcggaccgGCGAGGCGAGGCGGCGGCCCCAGGCCCGAGGGACTCGGGAGCTCGAGCAGCGGCGGCGGCAAGACCTCTCCCCCTCGGAGGCGGCGGGCGGAGGCGGCGGGTGAGAGGGTGAGGGAGCCAGCGAGCCGGGTGGGGGAGGGGCGGCGGCCCCGGCGCGAGGCCAAAGCGCGCGGAGAACGGCCCAGGCCGCCGAGCTTCTCCGCGCGCACGCGCGCTCGCCGCCCTTCGCTGGCGCGGACGCCCtcgcctcccttcccccttcccgcCGTTCCTGTCGCGCGCGGGCTTCaaccccccgcccctcccccacgACAACGGCGTTCGCAGCCGCCCGTACTCGGGTTCGCGAGCGCCCTTGGTGAGGGGGGAGGGCGCGCGCCTCGGCTTCACTCCTCCCCCCAACATGTGCGGCCGCGGTGGCCTTCCTGCAGCTGCCGCTTTCGGCCCTAAAGTGGCGGGGAAGGGGCGGCGGCGGGGGGCTTGCTCCTGGACCGTTGCCCCCGGTTCCAGGTCTCCTTTCCTCGGGCTTCTCTTCGGCGTCGGGCTGCCGTGTCGGGGGCCTCCCAGACTGCGGGACGCCGCGCAGCCCCCTCCCCCATTCCGCAAGGCCGAAAATAGGTCCCCGGCGCTGCGGGGAGGGCCTTGAACTTCGTGGGCCGGATTTAAATGGTTTAGGATTCCTGGCTATCAGCCTTTGAGTTGTTAGTGGCGGGGAGAAACCTCAAAGCTGAAAAACTGTGAAGAAAGTGAACGTGTTCAGTTTACATTTGTAAGGTAGACCGTGCGTTCCCTTTTCACGGTTTTTCAGCGTCTCCCGAGAATTCGTGTTAAAACTAAGGAGGCTTTTGGAGACCTTCGTTGGGAGGAAAACGCCAGACTCATATATAAGTTTTCTGGTTGGTTTCAGGCGTTATTTGGCACACAGCTCTTCTGAAGCTTGGTTTCCACTCGGCTTCATTTAGGACGAATCTGGATCAGAATTTCAGAGTGTTGTGTTGCCTTTCATCCTAAGTGCGTGGGCTTAGGGCTCTTCTAAAGCTACTATTTTAGCTTTCTGAGTTCTTTGTGTCCACTCAGCCGCTCTGGAGCGCCCCGGTGCTGAGCTGGCTGTGCTTGCTGATGTCCATTTTCTTGGACAACCCTTGTCTCCCCTTTTTCTCCCCTTTTGGTGCcgttttcttttttgcatattttactgttgaatttaaatatatctttctaCTTCATTGTTAGCTTACCACTTAGATAATTTCCCAAGAGAAAAGGGTCTTTTTGTCTTCCTTTGTACTTTTTACTTTCTGCTTTTAACTTAACTTTTGCATATCCACTGTCTGTGGCCCCCACTTTAAGAGTTTTATAATATCGTTTGGTTTGGTGATTTGTGTGTGGTGTTGATCTTCCTGCTTTCTGTGTCTTAACACACCCCTTAGATGCCGTGGggtatctttgtctttttttggggggtagaCTAGGTGGCTCATTCCCTAAAAGTTCTCCGAAACATTGTGATCTAATATCCTTTGCTTAGCACctactggttttctttttttttttttttccgagacggagtctagctctgttggcaggctggagtgcagtggtgcgatctcggctcactgcaaccttccgcctcccgggttcaagcgattctcctgcttcagcctctggagttgctgagattacaggcaatcgccgctgcccagctaatttttgtatttttggtagagacggagtttcaccgtgttggccaggctggtgtcaatctcctgatctggtgatccgcccacctcggcctcccaaagtgctggtgttacaggcgtgagccaccgtacccggcctggTTTTCCCTTCTTAAGGAGTGGGGGGAtttttgtgtgagatggtatggaAGTGTGGGTGAATGGTTAAGCTGAAGAATTAAGTGCAGGTCAAAAACATGCTGCAGGGTAGGCAGAAATTAAGTGGGGTAGGGGAGAGGCGAAGAAGGACCTAGTTTTAAACCGTGAGGAGGATTGGTACTAGAAGATGAAAATGAGGATTGGGGTGTAGAGAAATTGATTTTTTGAGCcataaagtttttcattttttcctggaTTTCTGGTTGCCTTATCCAGGTTTAGCCTCTTCTGTCACCTTCTGCTTTCAGTATTGGGTCTGCTACTGGGCTTGGGCAGGGACCCATCCTTAGGCGCATGCGCTAGTATATTTTTCCAAACATTTGTATGATGCTTGTTCATTCTGGAATTTTCTAAATGCATCCTTCCCTTCTACCCAGTTCTTTTACATCTTTGATTAGTCTCTCCACTTTACCTATTCCTTAGGGTTTTTTCTCTGTAGTATTTTctcatatatgcatgttctaggAAACTATCTTGGAGAGGATGAGGATGAGAAAGAGAGTATATGTAATAGGAGGAAGGAGTAGAGTATGTGTAGCCAAGGAATCTAACCAGAAAAGCTGGGACTTGAGAATTTTTCAGAATCACGTTAGGGTTGGGACAAGTTGAAAGgctagaacctgggaggaggcATGGGGTTAAcgcaggagagaaggaagaggcaggGCTGAGAGATAGAACCTAGGAAGTGCTATCCAGGGGATTGGTGGGGAAAGCCAACGGCTGGACATTAATGAAAGTGGGGTGTAGAGAGGGTTTCTAGATAGATTTAGGGCAAGGTATATGGAGAAGGTATGGGAACGGTTGGAACAGAGGAGACTGGTTTGATGTGTTTAAATAGAGCAGAGTTGAAAACAGGTAATATTTGACAGTTGGCAAGACAAGGAGGGAACTGCAAATTGTGGTAAATCCTATTGAGAGGAAGGAAATTGAAGGAATGAAGTATCAGGATAGTTGATAGgatctttaaatatttggaatcAAGGAAATGGCCCTTACCTGGGAGGTGAAGTATATGACGATTATCCAAGGTTCATGTGTGTTTCTGATGTGCATGCTGGCCTTTAGTTGGGGTGTGAGGCTGCACATTCTGAACCAACTAGTCTGCTGTTCAGATACCTAGGGGCTGTGTAGTTTATTTCGTATTCATGTAGGGTGGTCTGAAATCCTTAGGTAAGTTTTTGGGAGAGTCTTTGGACATGGACTAGAGGCCGTTGGGTGCCACAGATCTATGTCTGGTGTTTGTTGTGACCAGGAGGCCTTGGTTGGTTACCAGAGGTTAGGAATTAGAGTAGTTGGTAAAGACACCACTTGTgcattttggggccaaaggaGAACAAAAAGGGACAGTGTGGAGAGATTTTAGAGGAACAAGATCCTTGTTTGCCTAGggtggaaaaagaagaaaatttaggtGCAGGGAGGGATTATTTAGAATTCTGTGCAAGGGCATTGAGAGAAAGGTTGTAAGAACTGGGCTGTGATTTGGTAGAGAGGAAATTTGGAAGGGCAAAGAAGTGGTTTTCTTGGGAGACCAGGAGGATGGTGGAGCATTATACAGCGAAGACTTAGTGTGAAGATCAATGTTGAATTAGGGATGAAGGAGAGCAGGGACTTGGGTGTGGGGCGGTAAGTGGTTAGTTTGGGGCCAGGGGCCTGACCCGTGTCTCCCCGCTCCCCCTCAGGAGCGGTGGTGCCCCACCCGGGCACGGGGCCATGTACAACGGGATCGGGCTGCCGACGCCCCGGGGCAGCGGCACCAACGGCTACGTCCAGCGCAACCTGTCCCTGGTGCGGGGCCGCCGGGGTGAGCGGCCTGACTACAAGGGAGAGGAGGAACTGCGGCGCCTGGAGGCTGCCCTGGTGAAGCGGCCTAATCCTGACATCCTGGACCACGAGCGCAAGCGGCGCGTCGAGCTGCGATGCCTCGAGCTGGAGGAGATGATGGAAGAGCAGGGGTGAGGGAGAGCTGGGGGAGAGTCAAGCACTGAATGAGTGCAGAGCTGAGGGTGTTAGGTGGGATGTATAGGGAGCTTAGGGTGGTTGAAAGAGGCCTGGCAAAGAGTTGTGGTAGGGGAGGAGGCAAATGAGCTCTAGAGAAGTGAAAACAGTTAAGGGACAGTGGAGAGTGGGAAATGAGAAGGCTGTGTGTCTGGGGCATAGATGGGAGCCTGAGGTACTAAATGGAGGCATGTGGGAGAAGGGAGGGGCCATTGAGgaacaaaaatgtgttttaagGAAGAGATGGGAAAGCAGAGACCAGGTAGAGGAGCTAGGTAAGCTGATAGGTGTTGTCATTGGTAGAAAAGAAGAAGATAAATGGATGTAAGGATTGAGGCCTTGGAAAGTAGCATAGGCAGGAAAAGAGGAATTAGAAGAATACTTGAAGAAGAGTGAATCATGGGCTGGGAAGGGAAATTTTGGAAAAGGAGCACATTAAGGCAGAAAACTCTTTTAGAGCAGTGGTTTTAAACTTCAGCAATGGTGATCCTTTTATACAGTATCCCTTACTTTGGAATCCCAGGAAGTAAAAGGCACATTCTTGTTGAAGTTGGGGAGGAGCACTTGGAACCCTGCTtgcttaacttttttcttttggtccCTGAGGTGTAGCATATTTAAAATCCACTGTTCTAGAGGGAGTAGTAAGTAGAGGGAAGAAAGATGATGGGAAAAGATCAGACAGAAGGGACTTTTGGGTGAGCGAAAAGTTCTGTGTGTGCATGGAGAGGGAGGGGCCCCTTTTGGGAATGAGGGAAATGGAAATCTGGGACTGGGGAAAGTGTCCTGTCGAGCTTAACCCTGAAGGGATTTGTTCTTCAGGTACGAGGAACAGCAAATTCAGGAAAAAGTGGCGACCTTTCGACTCATGTTGCTGGAGAAGGATGTGAACCCTGGGGGCAAGGAGGAGACCCCAGGGCAGAGGCCAGCGTGAGTGTTGCGCTCTCCCTCGATGACTCTTGGACTCTACTCTGGctgctggctgctgctgctgtcctTTTCCTTACGTGGGACTTCCTCCCTGCTTTCGTCTGCCTTTCCCATGCCTTATTTGGCTCCTGCTTATACTTGTGTTCTGAATATGGCTCTGTCCTTTATATTTCCTTCAGACTTTTGCCCTTCTTTTCTCTAGGGTCACGGAGACTCACCAGTTGGCAGAATTAAATGAGAAGAAGAATGAAAGACTCCGTGCTGCCTTTGGCATCAGTGATTCTTACGTAGATGGCAGCTCTTTTGATCCTCAGCGTCGTGCCCGAGAAGCTAAACAACCAGCTCCTGAGCCTCCCAAACCTTACAGGTATACAAGGCCAAGAAACCACTGTCAGCTTCTTTTCTTGATTGTAAGCTCCTTgctctatttttgtctttttgcggGCTGGTTTCTTCCCAAACTCTTCAGATTTTGTTCTTCTGAAGTTGAGGTGCCCAAGAAAATTTGTCCAAGGGTTAGTCACAGTGggtcacgcgtgtaatcccagcattttgggaagctcaggcgggagatcacttgaggccaggagtttgagactagcctgggcgatgtagtgagaccccgtctctacaaaaagaaaaaaagctgagtggtggcacatggctgtagtgcAAGCTGCTtggagaggtggaggcaggagggtctcttgagcccaCAAGTTGGAGGTTACGGTGTGAGCTGTGTtgctgccactgcaccccagctgaggcaacagggcgagactctttttttatttttattactattttttttagactctgtcttaaagaaaagaaaggaatgtttGTTCTACCACCCATCTCTGctgcttttcatttttccccaGCCTTGTTCGGGAGTCTAGCAGTTCTCGCTCACCAACCCcaaagcagaagaagaagaaaaagaagaaagatagagGACGGTAAGTTAGTTGGAAAGTGACTCTGATAGCCAGAGGACCAATCCTGTTGTGTACCTTTCTCTCTGGAAGTGGACAGTTCTGGCTTCCACAAAGCAGGAGATAGTTGTCAGGGAGGAGGGAGTTACCATTGAGGCCTCAGCTGGAAGAAATATCTGAGTTTCTCAGTGGGGAAGTGTTGAGTTTGCAGTTCTGCTAATTAAGGTTGGCCAGCAGCATTTTGGattctggaattttctttttcattttgaggTTTGTTGACTTAAGGAGTTACTTGTACTTGttggagaaggaagaaataagtCCTGGGCTTAGGTCTGGGGCATTAGTGCTATTAGGACGTTCAAGTGTTTCAGAAACCTTTTTAGGATTGTAAGTGGGAGGGCCAGGAAAGAAGCCAAGCAGAATGAGCTTGCTTTTGAATCCATCTTTAGCAGGTCAGAGAGCAGCTCTCCTCGacgggagagaaagaaaagctcaAAGAAGAAGAAGCACAGGTACGAGGTGGGAATACTTGAATGATTGGAGAAGGTTTGCTGAATTCAGGCAGAGGTGTTTcttatgttttttcttctcttttttctaacAGGTCAGAATCTGAGTCCAAGAAACGTAAGCATAGGTAAGAGCTCTTTAACTCATAGGGGGCGCAGTGGCATGTGgagtggtgatttttttttcttggagtgaAGCTCAATTCCTTGATCTTTCTTGTGTCAACACTCCCTCTTTCCATttcacttttggttttatttccttttttaaagaagtTACTTTTAACAACCTTTCCTTATTTCCCAGGTCTCCCACTCCAAAGAGCAAACGTAAATCTAAGGACAAAAAGCGAAAGCGGTGAGTGAATTTGTGGGGAATTTGCTTAGGAAGTAAGTGAACGCCACCTTAGTGGGAGGGAGTTGAATGAGTTATGTCCCTGATTGGTAAAGGGTTGAGGGATAGGTGAGGAGAATCCAGGGCAGGTACAGCAGTACCCTGAGCTGTGGTGGTGGTCTTCCTTCAGGTCTCGAAGTACAACACCAGCCCCCAAGAGCCGCCGGGCCCACCGTTCAACTTCTGCTGACTCTGCTTCCTCCTCCGATACTTCCCGCAGTCGGTAAGGGGTAGtccaggaggaagggagggagagggaatgatgggttaattaatttaatatttattgagcgccCACGGTGTGCTAGGCGCTGCACAGACCATTCGGAAGACACGGTCCCTGCCCTCTAGGAGCTGACAGGCTAAAGCAACAGGATGGACAGACATATACatttccccttctcttttttttttgtttttgtttatttgttatttttgtttcgtTCTGATGTATATGGACTGCCAGAATAGGGGGGGTGGTGGTTTGTTCGTGGTGTCTGGGGGAGGAAGGAATCCTTACCCTGGCTTCCTTAATCGGggaaggcttcctgaaggaggtgGGCTCAGAGGTGAGTTGTGAATGAAGCGGGTAGGGAGTGGGCTGGGTGGATGGTTTGGGGATGTTTGGGGGAGGTGAGTAAAGGGGTAGAGGGAGAACGCTCTTTGGGATTGTGTTGGGAAGAGAAGAACCAAAGTGGACTGTACTTGCATTTCAGTGAATGATTTGAGTTGTGCGACTAAAGGCTTTTTGGAAGAGGGTTGTCCAGTTAGGAAAGGTGGATGGGAGTTGGGGAGGGGGTTTTCTGTTCTCCCTTTGAGCTGATTTCCTTCCTCTCCCACGTCCTCAATTAACTCCTGCAGGTCTCGAAGTGCTGCAGCTAAAACTCATACGACTGCCTTGACTGGGCGAAGTCCTTCCCCTGCTTCAGGGCGACGCGGGGAGGGAGATGCTCCTTTCAATGAACCAGGTACTACCAGCACACAACGGCCTAGTAGCCCGGAGCCTGCTACGAAACAGCCTAGCAGCCCTTATGAAGACAAAGATAAAGGCAAGAAGGAGGTATGTTCCTGAGTGTGATGTTCATTGGGTTGCAAATGTATAGATTGAGGATAGACATGTGATGTGAAAGGGAGAGGTAataacttattaaaataaataaattcaggttTTTTTCCTGCATTCCTCTCCCAGTTCTCTTACTGTATCTGCAGAACTTTTAGTGTTGTTACTAGACTGAATTGTGAACCCTTTAGAATCAAATCTCACTGGATGTTAGGTTTTATATTGTGTCTTGTTTATACATAGATAGAACTGGAACAAACGTTGTATCTTATCTGTGTACTCCGTATGATGCCTCTAGTTTCTTCTCTTATTTCATTAAATGCTGGTCATGTCTCACCAAAACTTTTTAATCCATCGGGTTGCCACCAATAGTTTGAATGAAACACCGAAATAGTCTTCAGTAGTCTTCTGTTCTAATTTTAAGCATTAATCATTTCCTCTTGCTTTAGTGATTACAGTGTGAATTCTTGGCCTCTATCATCAATTTTCCATGTCATCCAGGGTTACCTTTCCAAATTACAAGTTGGTTGACCTCAGAAACTTAACTACTTCCTTATTGCTTTTGAATTATATTTAAGGCTTTTAATAATATGGTCTTTTTCTCGTTTCCTGTGCTCTATCCATCCTGGGCTGCTTTTTTACTCTTCACACAAATCACGTTCTCACATCTTTATTCatgctgtttcttttcctttaataGAATTATTCTTCAAAGGTGAAGTTGCCATTCGCTTTAGGAAActgcttatttttccatttaaagattgtttttttccattcttatAACGTTTTGTAGTGATATTTGTTGAACGTAGTAGTGCATTAGTTATTtgcattttgtgtttctttcagtTTTAAGATTCTGACTATCCATATATTCATATGTTTTCACCACTGTGCTTTATATGATTCCTTGTTATTGAATGAAAGTGATCTCTTGTGGTCAGAGGGTGTGTAAAAGAAAAGTTATCATTGGAAAGGGTGTTGGGATCTTAGGGGTGATGTGAAGTTTTGGCGTTTATGAATCCCTATCCCTGATCTCTCTTCCACTCTTAGAAATCTGCAACTCGACCTAGTCCCTCTCCGGAAAGGAGCAGCACAGGCCCAGAACCACCTGCTCCCACTCCGCTCCTTGCTGAGCGACATGGCGGCTCCCCACAACCCCTTGCAACAACCCCCTTAAGCCAGGAGCCAGTGAACCCCCCATCTGAGGCCTCTCCAACTCGGGACCGTTCACCACCTAAGTCTCCTGAGAAACTTCCCCAGTCTTCTTCCTCAGAGAGCAGCCCACCATCCCCTCAACCTACCAAAGTTTCTCGGCATGCCAGCTCTTCCCCAGAAAGTCCTAAACCTGCTCCAGCTCCAGGGTCCCACCGAGAGATTTCTTCTTCTCCCGCATCTAAGAATCGCTCACATGGCCGAGCAAAACGGGATAAATCACATTCTCATACTCCCTCCCGTAGGATGGGGAGGTCCCGTAGCCCTGCCACCGCTAAGAGAGGGCGATCTCGGTCTCGAACCCCTACCAAGAGAGGTCATTCTCGATCCCGATCTCCCCAGTGGCGTAGGTCCAGGTCTGCACAGAGGTGGGGAAGATCTAGAAGCCCCCAGCGACGTGGCCGCTCTAGGTCTCCTCAgcgaccaggctggtctaggaGCAGAAATACCCAGAGAAGAGGCAGGTCTAGGTCAGCAAGGCGAGGGAGGTCCCACTCTAGATCCCCAGCCACTAGGGGTAGATCTCGTTCTAGAACACCAGCCCGCCGGGGCAGGTCCCGCTCTAGAACACCTGCCAGGCGGAGATCACGATCCAGAACACCCACCAGGCGTAGGTCTCGGTCTAGAACACCAGCCCGGAGGGGCAGGTCTCGGTCTAGAACACCTGCTAGGCGCAGATCTAGGACCCGATCACCAGTACGACGCAGGTCTCGTAGTAGATCACCAGCCAGGAGAAGTGGCAGGTCACGCTCTAGAACCCCAGCTAGACGTGGCCGCTCACGCTCCAGAACCCCAGCCAGACGTGGCCACTCACGCTCTAGAACCCCAGCTAGACGCAGTGGTCGCTCACGCTCCAGAACACCAGCCAGGAGAGGGAGGTCTCGGTCTAGGACACCAAGACGAGGGAGATCCCGCAGTAGAAGCTTAGTTAGACGTGGAAGATCTCACTCTAGAACACCTCAAAGAAGAGGCAGATCTGGCTCATCTTCGGAGCGGAAGAACAAATCCAGAACATCTCAAAGAAGAAGCAGGTCCAATTCAAGCCCAGAAATGAAGAAATCTCGCATTTCTTCAAGGCGGAGCAGGTCTCTCTCTTCACCACGGTCCAAAGCAAAATCTCGCTTGTCTTTGAGGCGCAGCCTTTCAGGGTCTTCCCCATGCCCTAAACAAAAGTCACAGACACCACCCAGGCGTAGTCGCTCTGGATCCTCCCAACCTAAAGCTAAATCTAGAACGCCACCCAGACGCAGTCGCTCCAGTTCTTCTCCGCCACCTAAACAGAAATCTAAGACACCATCAAGACAAAGTCATTCCAGTTCATCTCCTCATCCTAAAGTGAAATCTGGAACACCACCGAGGCAAGGGTCCATAACAAGTCCCCAGGCCAATGAGCAATCTGTAACGCCACAAAGACGGAGCTGTTTTGAATCATCACCTGACCCTGAGTTGAAATCTAGGACCCCTTCTAGACATAGCTGCTCAGGGTCCTCTCCTCCTAGAGTGAAATCTAGCACACCTCCCAGACAGAGCCCATCTAGGTCATCATCTCCACAACCC
This sequence is a window from Gorilla gorilla gorilla isolate KB3781 chromosome 18, NHGRI_mGorGor1-v2.1_pri, whole genome shotgun sequence. Protein-coding genes within it:
- the SRRM2 gene encoding serine/arginine repetitive matrix protein 2 isoform X9; amino-acid sequence: MYNGIGLPTPRGSGTNGYVQRNLSLVRGRRGERPDYKGEEELRRLEAALVKRPNPDILDHERKRRVELRCLELEEMMEEQGYEEQQIQEKVATFRLMLLEKDVNPGGKEETPGQRPAVTETHQLAELNEKKNERLRAAFGISDSYVDGSSFDPQRRAREAKQPAPEPPKPYSLVRESSSSRSPTPKQKKKKKKKDRGRRSESSSPRRERKKSSKKKKHRSESESKKRKHRSPTPKSKRKSKDKKRKRSRSTTPAPKSRRAHRSTSADSASSSDTSRSRRCTDHSEDTVPAL